The Micromonospora sp. Llam0 genome contains a region encoding:
- a CDS encoding glycosyltransferase family 2 protein, producing MARSVRNDEVEVTVLLPCLNEAETLEVCIRKARRSLDELGVRGEVLVSDNGSTDGSQEIAVRAGARVSHAPMRGYGGALINGVEQARGRYVIMADADDSYDLSDLGPFIHELRRGRDVVMGNRFRGGIADGAMPFLHRHLGNPVLSWLGRRLFNLNVGDFHCGIRGFNRDRVRQLQLCMPGMEFASELVVRAALNGYDITEVPTTLRPDGRSRPPHLRTWRDGWRHLRFLLVFAPRKMLIWPGAVLFTVGLIGTVTLAVGPLVVGGIGFDVSTLVYTCLAMLAGAQLLLFGAFALIYGRYEGITDLRQSDRWSRYVRLETCTAGGIALILLGLAGTILAVATWGATGFGAQDASDTMRVVLPSSTAIGLGATLIFAGLFSSLLSLRRVSVAVADQQTSELGPLVVSTH from the coding sequence GTGGCGCGTTCGGTGCGCAACGACGAGGTCGAGGTCACGGTCCTTCTGCCGTGTCTGAACGAGGCGGAGACGCTGGAGGTGTGCATCCGCAAGGCCCGCCGGTCCCTCGACGAGCTCGGGGTCCGGGGTGAGGTCCTGGTCAGCGACAACGGCTCCACCGACGGCTCACAGGAAATTGCCGTACGCGCCGGCGCCCGGGTGTCGCACGCTCCGATGCGCGGCTATGGCGGAGCACTGATCAACGGCGTCGAGCAGGCCCGTGGTCGGTACGTCATCATGGCCGACGCCGACGACTCGTACGACCTTTCCGATCTTGGACCTTTCATTCATGAATTGCGGCGCGGTCGGGACGTGGTGATGGGGAACCGGTTCCGCGGCGGTATAGCCGACGGCGCGATGCCGTTTCTGCACCGTCATCTCGGCAACCCGGTGCTCTCCTGGCTCGGCCGTCGGCTGTTCAACCTGAATGTGGGTGATTTTCACTGCGGGATCCGCGGCTTCAACCGGGACCGGGTCCGGCAGTTGCAGCTGTGCATGCCGGGCATGGAATTCGCCTCCGAACTGGTCGTCCGGGCCGCGCTCAACGGCTACGACATCACCGAGGTGCCGACCACCCTCCGTCCCGACGGCCGGAGCCGGCCACCCCACCTGCGGACCTGGCGGGACGGCTGGCGTCACCTGCGGTTCCTGCTGGTGTTCGCCCCCCGAAAGATGCTGATCTGGCCCGGTGCGGTGCTGTTCACGGTCGGCCTGATCGGCACCGTCACGTTGGCCGTCGGCCCGTTGGTCGTCGGCGGGATCGGTTTCGACGTCAGCACCCTCGTCTACACCTGTCTCGCCATGCTCGCCGGCGCACAGCTGCTGCTCTTCGGAGCGTTCGCGCTGATCTACGGCAGATACGAGGGCATCACCGACCTGCGACAATCCGACCGGTGGAGCCGGTACGTCAGACTGGAGACCTGCACGGCCGGCGGGATCGCGTTGATCCTGCTCGGTCTGGCCGGCACCATCCTGGCGGTGGCCACCTGGGGTGCGACCGGCTTCGGCGCCCAGGACGCGAGTGACACCATGCGGGTAGTGCTGCCCTCCTCGACCGCGATCGGCCTCGGCGCGACACTGATCTTCGCCGGGCTCTTCTCCAGCCTGCTCAGCCTGCGGCGGGTCTCCGTCGCCGTGGCCGATCAGCAGACCTCGGAGCTCGGCCCGCTGGTGGTCAGCACCCACTGA